A portion of the Meiothermus sp. Pnk-1 genome contains these proteins:
- a CDS encoding sugar ABC transporter substrate-binding protein, whose amino-acid sequence MRKLWVVLVFVLLASGLAKTTINYFSFTTDQNHVKDLEALIAAFEKENPDLEVKYTTAPFDSYFTKLQTNLAAGQAPDVFELNYENFVTFASRGTLLALDPYLRQDRTLNNAFYPAALNAFRHGNAQYGLPITFSTVVLFYNKDLFDKAGVAYPAASWTWKDVMSAAQKISNPAQRVWGVYQPVQFWEFYKVARQAGGGLQVGPSVQIDTPANREALRYLVDKVRLKVMPSDAEMSGVSNEDLFLNGQLGMLYSGIWMFDKFSQAKFKWDIAVEPGGARKATHFFSNAAVVARASKNPEAAWKWVRFLAADPATVKTRIDRAWELPALSLGQRALFDAYLKKPLPANREAVFDSLQYAVTPPVVENQSQLQDIINQELEAARLGSKTPEQALADAQRRVEALVRR is encoded by the coding sequence ATGCGAAAGCTTTGGGTCGTGCTCGTGTTCGTGCTGCTGGCCAGCGGACTGGCCAAGACCACCATCAATTACTTCTCCTTCACCACCGACCAGAACCACGTCAAGGACCTCGAGGCCCTGATCGCGGCCTTCGAGAAGGAGAACCCCGACCTCGAGGTGAAGTACACCACCGCGCCCTTCGACTCGTACTTCACCAAGCTGCAGACCAACCTCGCCGCCGGGCAGGCGCCCGACGTGTTCGAGCTCAACTACGAGAACTTCGTGACCTTCGCCTCCAGGGGCACCCTGCTGGCCCTCGACCCCTACCTGCGCCAGGACCGTACCCTGAACAACGCCTTCTACCCCGCCGCCCTCAACGCCTTCCGCCACGGCAACGCCCAGTACGGCCTGCCCATCACCTTCTCGACGGTGGTGCTGTTTTACAACAAGGACCTCTTCGACAAGGCCGGCGTGGCCTACCCGGCCGCGAGCTGGACCTGGAAGGACGTGATGAGCGCCGCCCAGAAGATCTCCAACCCCGCGCAGCGGGTGTGGGGCGTGTACCAGCCGGTGCAGTTCTGGGAGTTCTACAAGGTCGCCCGCCAGGCCGGCGGCGGCCTGCAGGTGGGCCCCAGCGTGCAGATCGACACCCCGGCCAACCGCGAGGCCCTGCGCTACCTGGTGGACAAGGTGCGGCTGAAGGTCATGCCCTCCGACGCCGAGATGAGCGGGGTCTCCAACGAGGACCTCTTCCTCAACGGCCAGCTCGGCATGCTCTACAGCGGTATCTGGATGTTCGACAAGTTCAGCCAGGCCAAGTTCAAGTGGGACATCGCGGTCGAGCCGGGCGGCGCCCGCAAGGCCACGCACTTCTTCTCCAACGCCGCCGTGGTCGCCCGCGCCAGCAAGAACCCGGAGGCCGCCTGGAAGTGGGTGCGCTTCCTCGCCGCCGACCCCGCCACCGTCAAGACCCGCATCGACCGCGCCTGGGAGCTGCCTGCGCTCTCCCTCGGTCAGCGCGCGCTCTTCGACGCCTACCTCAAGAAGCCGCTGCCTGCCAACCGCGAGGCCGTCTTCGACTCGCTGCAGTACGCCGTCACCCCGCCGGTGGTGGAGAACCAGTCGCAGCTGCAGGACATCATCAACCAGGA
- a CDS encoding ROK family transcriptional regulator — translation MPGGPDLILKGDQSTVRSINRALVLNLLRQHGPLGRNELAERTRLSSAAVTGVVAELIEQGWVIEGRSGPPRGGRPPVLLELAYDAWHAVGVKVMEGALEIVLTNLRTDVLARRHVALGSTEPEALIERLVAEVNGLLEASGRSPERLVGLGVGIAGVIDPEEGVCVYSPFLHWQQVPVRRLIEARLARPVHVDNDVNALAAAEMLFGRGKGARNFAVVTVGRGIGAGLVLGGEIYRGADGGAGELGHTVSEPGGRACECGKRGCLEAYAAEPALLEQARERYAEFRRRALGAEDLVRAAREGHEGVRALLGEAGERLGVALANLVNLFNPELIVIAGEGVRLGGNFLGPMEGALRSNAFNGLAERLQVHVNPWGDDTWARGAAGLTVQREVFARPRV, via the coding sequence ATGCCAGGAGGCCCCGACTTGATCCTCAAGGGCGACCAGTCCACCGTACGCTCCATCAACCGCGCGCTCGTGCTCAACCTGCTCCGCCAGCACGGACCCCTAGGCCGCAACGAGCTGGCCGAGCGGACCCGCTTGAGTTCGGCTGCCGTCACCGGAGTGGTGGCCGAGCTGATCGAGCAGGGGTGGGTGATCGAAGGCCGTAGCGGTCCCCCGCGCGGGGGGCGCCCGCCGGTGCTGCTCGAGCTCGCCTACGACGCCTGGCACGCGGTCGGGGTCAAGGTGATGGAGGGGGCGCTGGAGATCGTCCTCACCAACCTGCGCACCGACGTCCTGGCCCGCCGCCACGTCGCGCTCGGCTCCACCGAGCCAGAAGCGCTCATCGAACGGCTCGTCGCCGAGGTGAACGGCCTCCTCGAGGCCTCCGGGCGTTCCCCGGAGCGGCTGGTGGGGCTGGGGGTGGGGATAGCGGGGGTGATCGACCCCGAAGAGGGGGTGTGCGTCTACTCGCCCTTCCTGCACTGGCAACAGGTGCCGGTGCGCCGCCTCATCGAGGCCCGGCTGGCCCGGCCGGTGCACGTCGACAACGACGTCAACGCCCTGGCCGCGGCGGAGATGCTCTTCGGCCGGGGCAAGGGCGCACGCAACTTCGCGGTCGTCACCGTGGGCCGAGGCATCGGCGCGGGGCTGGTGCTGGGCGGGGAGATCTACCGCGGCGCCGACGGCGGGGCCGGGGAGCTGGGCCACACGGTCAGCGAGCCGGGCGGCCGCGCCTGCGAGTGCGGCAAGCGGGGGTGCCTGGAGGCCTACGCGGCCGAGCCCGCGCTGCTTGAGCAGGCCCGCGAGCGCTACGCGGAGTTCCGCCGCCGCGCGCTCGGCGCCGAAGACCTCGTCCGGGCGGCCCGGGAGGGCCACGAGGGCGTCCGGGCCCTGCTGGGGGAGGCCGGCGAGCGGTTGGGGGTGGCGCTGGCCAACTTGGTCAACCTGTTCAACCCGGAGCTGATCGTCATCGCCGGAGAGGGGGTGAGGCTGGGAGGGAATTTCCTGGGGCCCATGGAGGGGGCCCTGCGGAGCAACGCCTTTAACGGGCTCGCCGAGCGGCTGCAGGTGCACGTCAACCCCTGGGGCGACGACACCTGGGCGCGTGGGGCGGCCGGGTTGACGGTACAGCGGGAAGTGTTCGCCAGGCCCCGGGTGTAG
- a CDS encoding transposase → MSKMATGSWSAEEKVAIVLSILRGELSISEASRKHGVSYKTLLAWRDRFLKGGEAALKGNGPDVHVKALEEENKHKEALAEMALRKNSAAWASEL, encoded by the coding sequence ATGAGCAAAATGGCTACAGGGAGCTGGAGCGCGGAGGAGAAGGTTGCCATCGTGCTGAGCATCCTGCGCGGGGAGCTCTCCATAAGTGAGGCCTCAAGAAAGCACGGGGTCAGCTACAAGACCCTGCTTGCCTGGCGCGACCGGTTCCTCAAGGGCGGGGAGGCCGCCCTGAAAGGCAATGGGCCGGACGTTCACGTCAAGGCCCTGGAGGAGGAGAACAAGCATAAAGAAGCCCTGGCCGAGATGGCCCTACGGAAAAA